In one Aromatoleum aromaticum EbN1 genomic region, the following are encoded:
- the hemC gene encoding hydroxymethylbilane synthase, with translation MSATPDFPAPERLVIATRESRLALWQAEHVKARLEALYPGCRVELLGMTTRGDQILDRPLAKVGGKGLFVKELEAALLEERADIAVHSMKDVPMQLAEPFALPCISAREVPLDAFVSPRYASLADMPPGTVVGTSSLRRESQLHAQFPFLAVTSLRGNLDTRLRKLDEGQYDAIILAAAGLRRLGLADRIRAELPSEVSLPAAGQGALGIECLAKRTDIAAWLAPLNDADTSACVRAERAVARALAGSCEVPLGAYAEIRAGRLWLRGFVALPDGSRMVRAEREGDAADAEGLGLALADDLRAQGAEDILARLG, from the coding sequence GTGAGCGCTACCCCTGACTTTCCCGCCCCCGAACGCCTCGTAATCGCCACTCGCGAAAGCCGTCTAGCACTGTGGCAGGCCGAACACGTCAAGGCTCGGCTCGAGGCGCTCTACCCGGGCTGTCGCGTCGAGCTGCTCGGCATGACCACGCGCGGCGACCAGATCCTCGACCGTCCGCTCGCGAAGGTCGGCGGCAAGGGGCTGTTCGTCAAGGAACTCGAAGCCGCGCTGCTCGAGGAGCGCGCCGACATCGCGGTGCATTCGATGAAGGACGTGCCGATGCAGCTGGCCGAACCGTTCGCGCTGCCGTGCATCTCGGCGCGCGAAGTGCCGCTCGACGCGTTTGTGTCGCCGCGCTACGCGAGCCTCGCCGACATGCCGCCGGGCACGGTCGTCGGCACGTCATCGCTGCGCCGCGAATCGCAGCTGCATGCGCAGTTCCCGTTCCTGGCGGTCACGAGCCTGCGCGGCAACCTCGACACGCGCCTGCGCAAGCTCGACGAGGGGCAGTACGACGCGATCATTCTCGCCGCCGCCGGACTGCGGCGCTTAGGGCTTGCCGACCGCATCCGTGCCGAACTGCCGTCCGAGGTGTCGCTGCCGGCGGCCGGGCAGGGCGCGCTCGGCATCGAATGCCTGGCGAAGCGCACCGACATCGCGGCCTGGCTCGCGCCGTTGAACGATGCCGACACTTCCGCGTGCGTGCGCGCCGAGCGCGCCGTCGCGCGCGCGCTCGCGGGCAGCTGCGAAGTGCCGCTCGGCGCCTACGCCGAGATCCGCGCCGGCCGGCTGTGGCTGCGCGGTTTCGTCGCGCTGCCCGATGGCAGCCGCATGGTCCGCGCCGAACGCGAAGGCGATGCCGCCGATGCCGAAGGGCTCGGCCTCGCACTGGCCGACGACTTGCGCGCGCAAGGGGCCGAAGACATCCTCGCGCGGCTGGGGTGA
- a CDS encoding uroporphyrinogen-III synthase: MTRNTLCGRHVAVTRPVGQADSLCEAIAARGGIPVCFPVLAIGAVDGARLDDIATRLDQFDLAFFVSPNAVQHALTPILARRAWPQRVVVATVGKGSERALAAFGFRSVVAPASGFDSESVLALPEFRPEAVRGRRIVIFRGDGGRDLLGETLREHGADVEYVSCYRRFQPDQDPAPLLDLARRGALDAITLTSSEGVAKLVAIVGAEGLRLLCPVPIFAPHSRIAAHARAAGFVRVVETGPGDEGLIRALESHF, encoded by the coding sequence ATGACGCGCAATACGCTCTGCGGACGTCACGTCGCAGTCACTCGCCCGGTGGGGCAGGCCGACAGCCTGTGCGAGGCGATCGCTGCACGCGGCGGCATTCCGGTGTGCTTTCCGGTGCTCGCGATCGGCGCCGTCGATGGCGCACGACTCGACGACATAGCCACCCGGCTCGATCAGTTCGATCTCGCGTTTTTCGTCAGTCCGAACGCCGTGCAGCACGCGCTCACGCCGATCCTCGCGCGGCGCGCCTGGCCGCAGCGAGTGGTGGTCGCGACTGTCGGCAAGGGGAGCGAGCGGGCGCTCGCGGCGTTCGGTTTTCGCTCCGTCGTCGCGCCGGCGAGTGGTTTCGACAGCGAGTCCGTGCTCGCCCTTCCGGAATTCCGGCCCGAAGCGGTGCGTGGCCGGCGGATCGTGATCTTCCGCGGCGACGGCGGTCGCGACCTGCTCGGCGAAACCTTGCGCGAACACGGCGCCGACGTCGAATACGTGAGCTGCTATCGCCGCTTCCAGCCCGACCAGGATCCGGCCCCGCTGCTCGACCTCGCGCGGCGCGGCGCACTCGACGCGATCACGCTCACCAGCAGCGAAGGTGTCGCGAAGCTCGTCGCCATCGTCGGCGCCGAGGGCCTGCGCCTGCTGTGCCCGGTGCCGATCTTCGCGCCGCACTCGAGAATTGCGGCGCACGCGCGCGCAGCCGGCTTCGTGCGTGTCGTCGAAACCGGCCCCGGCGACGAAGGGCTCATTCGCGCACTCGAATCTCATTTCTAG
- a CDS encoding uroporphyrinogen-III C-methyltransferase, whose translation MALVALAAAGLAAWQVYELRSGAIEIREEVAQRLAASDSALAEARGSARQQQESIASLQGKIGALEAHVAATEGQAAALENLYQEFSRTRDDRIVAETEQAIGIAAQQLQLAGNPEAALIALQGAEARLAAQDRGQFQALRRALVRDIERLQTAPQVDVPGIALRLEMLLERVDTLPLAFAGQLDDPAAARNAGASAPEGASTEPSVIDFITGLARDIWREMLTLVRIERLDQSEPVLLAPAQSTYLRENLKIRLLTARLALLARDGRTFAADLAQAQGWIERFFDQRDPAVQETLAELAALQALPVKVEQPTPTESLGALRMLQARSAESRRPINGAPAPAGGAASGARRSHDEAVSAPTIPSPPAPPAREQGPGAGER comes from the coding sequence GTGGCGCTGGTCGCGCTCGCCGCCGCCGGGCTCGCCGCCTGGCAGGTATACGAGCTGCGCTCTGGCGCCATCGAGATTCGCGAGGAAGTCGCCCAGCGCCTGGCGGCAAGCGATTCCGCGCTCGCCGAAGCGCGGGGATCGGCGCGCCAGCAGCAGGAGTCGATCGCGTCGCTGCAGGGCAAGATCGGCGCGCTCGAGGCGCACGTCGCGGCCACCGAAGGGCAGGCCGCCGCGCTCGAGAATCTCTACCAGGAGTTTTCGCGCACGCGGGACGACCGGATCGTCGCCGAGACGGAGCAGGCGATCGGCATCGCCGCGCAGCAACTGCAGCTGGCCGGCAACCCCGAAGCCGCGCTGATCGCGTTGCAGGGGGCCGAAGCGCGGCTCGCGGCGCAGGACCGTGGCCAGTTCCAGGCCCTGCGGCGCGCGCTGGTGCGTGACATCGAGCGGCTCCAGACTGCGCCGCAAGTCGATGTGCCCGGCATCGCGCTGCGCCTGGAGATGCTGCTCGAGCGTGTCGACACGCTGCCGCTGGCTTTCGCCGGGCAACTCGACGATCCTGCTGCCGCCCGCAACGCGGGGGCGAGCGCGCCGGAAGGTGCTTCGACCGAGCCGTCGGTGATCGATTTCATCACCGGACTGGCGCGCGACATCTGGCGCGAAATGCTGACGCTGGTGCGAATCGAGCGTCTCGACCAGTCGGAACCCGTGCTGCTGGCGCCGGCGCAAAGCACCTACCTGCGCGAGAATCTCAAGATTCGCCTGCTGACCGCGCGGCTCGCGCTGCTCGCGCGCGACGGCCGGACTTTCGCCGCCGATCTGGCGCAGGCGCAGGGCTGGATCGAACGCTTTTTCGACCAGCGCGACCCGGCCGTCCAGGAAACGCTCGCCGAACTCGCGGCGCTGCAGGCATTGCCGGTCAAGGTCGAGCAGCCGACGCCGACCGAAAGCCTCGGCGCACTGCGAATGCTGCAGGCACGCTCGGCCGAGAGCCGGCGGCCGATCAACGGAGCACCGGCGCCCGCGGGTGGTGCCGCTTCCGGTGCCCGCCGTTCGCACGATGAGGCGGTTTCCGCTCCCACGATCCCGTCGCCGCCTGCTCCGCCTGCGCGCGAGCAGGGGCCGGGCGCCGGCGAGCGTTGA
- the ppc gene encoding phosphoenolpyruvate carboxylase, with amino-acid sequence MTEDKDAPLREDIRLLGRVLGDTVRDQHGEAAFALIERIRQTSVRFRRDDDNAARLELEGILDALSREQTIEVVRAFSYFSHLSNIAEDQHHIRRSRAHLIAGSAPREGSVAHALVRALASGLPPARLAAFFDTALISPVLTAHPTEVQRKSILNCETDIAHLLDARDRMTLTPEERQESDEALRRTVLTLWQTRMLRPAKLSVVDEVANGLSYFDATFLRELPHLYANLEDQLVSRDPALAGLELPAFLQVGSWIGGDRDGNPFVTADVLERTLAMQAGAVLGFYLDELHALGARLSLALGLVTASDALLALAARSPDHSPHRNDEPYRRAISGIYARLAATHHALLGTEPPRHPVAVAEPYAAVAELADDLDVIHRSLVANGSAALARGQLRRLRRAVRVFGFHLAPIDLRQNSEVHERVVAELLATARTGTDYATLDEAARVELLIEELATPRPLASPHVRYSDETEGELAIFRTARAAHRRYGGPAIPNCIISKTDDVSDLLELALLLKEAGLLRPHERALDVNIVPLFETIEDLANAPSVMDRLFALPGYMNLLAASRDRTHEVMLGYSDSNKDGGFLTSGWALYKAEIGLIEVFARHGIRLRLFHGRGGSVGRGGGPSYEAILAQPGGAVQGQIRLTEQGEVIAAKYGNPEVGRRNLEVIVAATLEASLLADRAPAPRVEFLDTMQALSDVAFAAYRGLVYDTEGFERYFWESTVISEIAELNIGSRPASRKKGTRIEDLRAIPWVFSWSQCRLMLPGWFGFGSAVKTWLAAHADDGIARLQAMHREWSFFAALLSNMDMVLAKTDLAIASRYAGLVKDVNLRDAIFERIRNEWHDTVDALLAITGQRELLDGNPLLKRSIRNRFPYLDPLNHVQVELLRRHRETHDDARIRLGIHISINGIAAGLRNSG; translated from the coding sequence ATGACTGAAGACAAGGACGCCCCGCTGCGCGAAGACATCCGGCTGCTCGGCCGCGTGCTGGGCGACACCGTGCGCGACCAGCACGGCGAAGCGGCATTCGCCCTCATCGAGCGCATCCGCCAGACTTCGGTGCGCTTCCGCCGCGACGATGACAACGCGGCACGGCTCGAACTCGAAGGCATCCTCGACGCGCTGTCGCGCGAACAGACGATCGAAGTCGTGCGCGCGTTCAGCTATTTCTCGCACCTGTCGAACATCGCCGAGGACCAGCATCACATCCGCCGCAGCCGCGCGCACCTGATCGCCGGCTCGGCGCCGCGCGAAGGCAGCGTCGCGCACGCGCTCGTGCGCGCACTGGCGAGCGGCTTGCCGCCGGCCCGGCTCGCGGCGTTCTTCGACACCGCGCTGATCTCGCCGGTGCTGACTGCGCATCCGACCGAAGTCCAGCGCAAGAGCATCCTCAACTGCGAGACCGACATCGCCCACCTGCTCGATGCACGCGACCGCATGACGCTGACTCCCGAAGAGCGCCAGGAAAGCGACGAGGCGCTGCGCCGCACGGTGCTGACGCTGTGGCAGACGCGCATGCTGCGCCCGGCGAAGCTGTCGGTCGTCGATGAAGTCGCGAACGGCCTGTCGTATTTCGACGCGACTTTCCTGCGTGAGCTGCCGCACCTCTATGCGAACCTCGAAGACCAGCTCGTGAGCCGCGACCCGGCGCTCGCCGGCCTCGAACTGCCGGCGTTCCTGCAGGTCGGCAGCTGGATCGGCGGCGATCGCGACGGCAATCCTTTCGTCACTGCCGACGTGCTTGAACGCACGCTCGCGATGCAGGCAGGGGCCGTGCTCGGCTTCTATCTCGACGAACTGCACGCCCTCGGCGCGCGCCTGTCGCTCGCGCTCGGGCTGGTCACCGCATCCGATGCGCTGCTCGCACTGGCCGCCCGCTCGCCCGACCATTCTCCCCACCGCAACGACGAACCCTACCGCCGCGCGATCTCCGGCATCTATGCGCGGCTCGCAGCGACGCACCACGCGCTGCTCGGCACCGAACCGCCGCGCCACCCGGTGGCAGTGGCCGAACCGTATGCCGCCGTCGCCGAACTCGCCGACGATCTCGATGTCATTCACCGCTCGCTCGTCGCGAACGGCTCGGCGGCGCTCGCGCGCGGGCAGCTGCGCCGGCTGCGGCGGGCGGTGCGCGTGTTCGGCTTTCACCTCGCGCCGATCGACCTGCGCCAGAATTCCGAGGTGCATGAGCGCGTCGTCGCCGAACTCCTTGCGACCGCCAGAACCGGTACCGACTACGCGACGCTCGACGAGGCGGCGCGCGTCGAACTGCTGATCGAGGAACTCGCGACACCGCGTCCGCTCGCATCGCCTCACGTGCGCTATTCAGACGAGACCGAAGGCGAGCTCGCGATCTTCCGCACTGCGCGCGCGGCTCACCGGCGCTACGGGGGGCCGGCGATCCCGAACTGCATCATCTCGAAGACCGACGACGTCTCCGATCTGCTCGAACTCGCGCTGCTGCTGAAGGAGGCGGGCCTGCTGAGGCCGCACGAACGGGCGCTGGACGTCAATATCGTCCCGCTGTTCGAGACGATCGAAGATCTCGCGAACGCGCCGTCGGTGATGGACCGCCTGTTCGCGCTGCCCGGATACATGAACCTGCTCGCTGCCTCCCGCGACCGCACCCACGAAGTCATGCTCGGCTATTCCGACAGCAACAAGGACGGCGGCTTCCTGACGTCGGGCTGGGCGCTCTACAAGGCCGAGATCGGCCTGATCGAGGTGTTCGCGCGGCACGGCATCCGTCTGCGCCTGTTCCACGGCCGGGGCGGTTCGGTCGGACGGGGCGGCGGCCCGAGCTACGAGGCGATCCTCGCGCAACCCGGCGGCGCGGTGCAGGGGCAGATCCGGCTCACCGAGCAGGGCGAAGTGATCGCGGCGAAATATGGCAACCCGGAAGTCGGCCGGCGCAACCTCGAAGTCATCGTCGCCGCGACGCTCGAAGCGAGCCTGCTCGCCGATCGCGCTCCCGCGCCGCGCGTCGAGTTCCTCGACACGATGCAGGCGCTGTCGGACGTCGCGTTCGCTGCGTACCGCGGGCTGGTCTACGACACCGAAGGGTTCGAACGCTATTTCTGGGAATCGACCGTGATCTCGGAGATCGCCGAGCTGAACATCGGCTCGCGGCCCGCGTCGCGCAAGAAAGGCACGCGCATCGAGGATCTGCGCGCGATCCCCTGGGTGTTCAGCTGGTCGCAGTGCCGCCTGATGCTGCCGGGCTGGTTCGGCTTCGGCAGCGCAGTCAAAACCTGGCTCGCAGCCCACGCTGACGACGGCATCGCCCGCCTGCAGGCGATGCATCGGGAATGGTCGTTCTTCGCCGCGCTGCTGTCGAACATGGACATGGTGCTGGCGAAGACCGATCTGGCGATCGCGTCACGCTACGCCGGGCTCGTCAAGGACGTCAACTTGCGCGATGCGATCTTCGAGCGCATCCGCAACGAATGGCACGACACCGTCGACGCGCTGCTCGCGATCACCGGCCAGCGCGAGCTCCTCGACGGCAACCCGCTGCTCAAGCGCTCGATCCGCAACCGCTTCCCCTACCTCGATCCGCTCAACCACGTACAGGTCGAGCTGCTGCGCCGCCATCGCGAGACGCATGACGACGCGCGCATCCGGCTCGGGATCCACATCTCGATCAACGGCATCGCGGCCGGTTTGCGCAACAGCGGCTAA